A region of Rhodamnia argentea isolate NSW1041297 chromosome 9, ASM2092103v1, whole genome shotgun sequence DNA encodes the following proteins:
- the LOC115736939 gene encoding homeobox-leucine zipper protein HDG5-like, with the protein MFGDCQVMSSMGGTGISAESLFSSPIRNSNFDFMSSLPFNAFAPLIPKEEEINGMLGGSSNSKEEMVDSGGSGSEHFLEEKSSANELLDQDGGGDQDQPPNKKKRYHRHTARQIQEMEALFKECPHPDDKQRMRLSQELGLKPRQVKFWFQNRRTQMKAQQDRADNVILRAENDNLKNENYRLQAALRNIVCPNCGGPGMLGEMGFDEQQLRIENARLKEELERVCCLASRYSGQHMQSIPPMSLFQPSLDLEMTIYPPRHFPEPMSSCSDMIMPMPLLPQDSPHHMAENGGLILMEDEKSLALELAMSSVEELSKMCFTAEPLWVRSGKSGKVVLNFEEHARLFPWRLDSDHKQPSDELRKEASRDSAVVIMNSITLVDAFLDASKWMELFPTIVSRAKTMQVIASGVSGHANGSLHLMYAELQVLSPMVPTRETYFLRYCQQNVEEGSWAIVDFPMDSLHDNLAPPPSFPRYIRRPSGCVIQDMPNGYSRVTWVEHAEIEEKAGHPLFSQFAKCGGAFGAHRWLAVLQRQCERVASLMARNISDLGVIPSPEARKNLMRLAQRMIRTFSSNISTSGGQSWTALSDSSDNTIRITTRKVTEPGQPNGVVLAAVSTTWLPYPHHHVFELLKDERRRSQLDVLSNGNSLQEVAHIANGSHPGNCISLLRINVASNSSQHVELMLQESCTDASGSLVVYSTIDVDSIQLAMNGEDPSRLPLLPTGFSIVPFGPGSPGSDSGADDNPGPDACPQVDGCLLTVGLQVLASTISTAKLSLSSVTAINNHLCTAVHQITAALASISGSGSSPPAPGIGAEPAVGPCPDPTDAKQISA; encoded by the exons atGTTTGGAGATTGCCAGGTGATGTCATCCATGGGAGGGACTGGTATTTCCGCCGAGTCCCTCTTCTCGTCGCCGATCCGAAACTCTAACTTTGACTTCATGTCGAGCTTGCCCTTCAACGCCTTCGCTCCGCTCATTCCT aaagaagaagagattaaTGGAATGCTGGGAGGGAGCAGCAACAGCAAGGAGGAGATGGTGGACAGTGGAGGGTCCGGGAGCGAGCATTTCCTGGAAGAGAAGTCGTCGGCGAACGAGCTGTTAGATCAAGACGGCGGCGGCGATCAAGATCAGCCTCCGAACAAGAAGAAGCGTTACCATCGACACACCGCTCGCCAGATCCAAGAAATGGAAGC ATTGTTTAAGGAATGCCCTCATCCAGACGACAAGCAGAGGATGAGGCTGAGCCAGGAGCTAGGGCTCAAGCCTCGCCAGGTCAAGTTCTGGTTCCAAAACCGGCGAACCCAAATGAAG GCACAGCAAGACCGAGCTGACAATGTGATCCTGAGGGCCGAGAATGATAACCTGAAGAACGAGAATTACAGGCTTCAAGCGGCCTTGCGGAACATAGTGTGTCCTAACTGTGGCGGCCCGGGGATGCTAGGAGAGATGGGCTTTGACGAGCAGCAGCTTCGCATTGAAAATGCTCGACTCAAGGAGGAG CTGGAACGTGTGTGCTGTCTCGCTTCACGGTACAGCGGCCAGCATATGCAATCAATTCCACCAATGTCTCTTTTTCAGCCATCGCTCGACTTGGAGATGACCATCTACCCACCGAGGCATTTCCCGGAACCCATGTCCTCTTGCTCAGACATGATCATGCCCATGCCTTTGCTGCCGCAAGACAGTCCGCACCACATGGCCGAAAACGGTGGCCTCATATTAATGGAAGACGAGAAATCGCTCGCCCTAGAGCTCGCCATGTCCTCTGTGGAGGAACTCTCCAAAATGTGCTTCACAGCCGAGCCCCTTTGGGTGCGGAGCGGCAAGAGCGGCAAGGTAGTGCTCAATTTCGAGGAGCATGCACGGTTGTTCCCGTGGCGGTTGGACAGTGATCACAAGCAACCCTCGGACGAGCTTAGGAAAGAAGCTAGTAGAGACAGTGCTGTTGTTATAATGAATAGCATCACTCTGGTTGATGCGTTCTTGGATGCT AGCAAGTGGATGGAATTGTTTCCCACCATTGTTTCTAGGGCAAAAACTATGCAAGTCATAGCATCAGGCGTCTCAGGTCATGCAAATGGCTCTCTTCACCTG ATGTACGCGGAATTGCAAGTTCTTTCGCCGATGGTACCGACACGGGAGACATACTTCCTTCGTTATTGCCAGCAAAATGTGGAGGAGGGAAGTTGGGCGATCGTCGATTTTCCCATGGACAGCCTACACGACAATCTCGCTCCGCCGCCTTCCTTCCCCAGATACATAAGACGGCCTTCAGGTTGCGTCATTCAAGACATGCCCAATGGCTACTCAAGG GTGACCTGGGTCGAGCATGCGGAGATAGAGGAGAAAGCGGGACACCCGCTGTTTAGTCAGTTTGCGAAGTGCGGAGGGGCATTCGGAGCGCATCGGTGGTTGGCGGTCTTGCAAAGACAGTGCGAGCGGGTCGCGAGCCTCATGGCCAGAAACATATCCGATCTAGGAG TGATACCATCTCCGGAGGCGAGGAAGAACCTGATGAGGTTGGCTCAGAGGATGATAAGGACATTCAGCTCCAACATCAGCACCTCCGGCGGCCAATCGTGGACGGCGCTGTCGGACTCCTCGGACAACACCATCCGCATCACCACCAGGAAAGTCACCGAGCCGGGTCAGCCCAACGGCGTCGTCCTTGCTGCCGTCTCCACCACCTGGCTCCCCTACCCTCACCACCATGTCTTCGAACTCCTGAAGGACGAACGCCGCCGATCTCAG CTGGATGTGCTTTCAAATGGGAATTCTTTGCAGGAGGTGGCTCACATTGCGAATGGTTCTCACCCTGGAAATTGCATCTCGCTCCTTCGCATCAAT GTGGCGAGCAACTCATCGCAACACGTGGAGCTAATGCTGCAGGAGAGCTGCACCGACGCCTCCGGCAGCCTCGTCGTCTACTCCACCATCGACGTCGACTCCATCCAGCTCGCCATGAACGGGGAGGACCCTTCCCGCCTCCCTCTCCTCCCTACTGGCTTCTCCATCGTCCCCTTCGGACCAGGTTCGCCCGGATCCGACTCCGGCGCTGACGACAACCCCGGGCCGGACGCCTGTCCTCAAGTCGACGGGTGCCTCCTGACAGTGGGGCTCCAGGTCCTGGCCAGCACGATCTCGACGGCCAAGCTCAGCCTCTCCAGCGTCACCGCCATCAACAACCACCTCTGCACGGCGGTCCACCAAATCACCGCCGCCCTCGCCAGCATCTCCGGCAGTGGAAGTTCTCCCCCAGCCCCTGGCATCGGTGCCGAGCCGGCGGTGGGTCCGTGCCCCGACCCTACCGATGCTAAGCAAATCAGTGCTTAG